ACCGATCAGCATCTTCTTAACGTCGTTAATTATCAGCATCACTGATAACATTATTATGCCGGATGGCGACGTAAAGCGTCTTATCCGGCGTACTATCGGCGGTTTTTAGTGAGACTCGCCCTGCGGCGTAAACTTCAGTTCAATCAGCGCTATCGCTTTTTGGATGGCACGCATTGTAACCGGATCGGCGGCCGCAGGATGGTTAGAAAAGTCGATGTTTTTTAACTGGCTGGACATTTTTTCGCGTACTTCTACTGGCGCAATCACATCGATAACGTCCAAAATTTGCTTGATAACCAGCTGACAAGCGACAACGTCAGAAACCAGTTCCTGATCGGCATTAAGTGTATGGGGCATGATGAACTCCTTATAGTCAGGACGTCATAGTACCCATTCATCACCAGAAACGGTAGCAGCACCGTTTCTCCGGCTTTTTATTGATGCTCATTGGCAGCAGACGCTAAACGTCCGACCTGGCATGTCGACGATTTTAGATTCATCGCTATACACCCTGAGTAAAAGTACGTCAGATGATGGTCGTTTTCGTCGCACATACCAACGTTAAAGACAGGGTGCTCCTTTTCTCTGGCACCGGCGTTAAGCTTGTTATATTTAATAAAATCACGTTTTAAAAAAATAAATCTCCATTACACGCTTCCATCCACGCGGTAAATCGTCCGCCGTTACCTTTAATCAAAGCGAATCCGTGAGTTATTCCAGCCATTGATGACCCAGAAGACGCGGTAGTATGGCCTGATACCGAACTGTCGGAGCGATTTTTATGAAACCTCTCATTTTTACTCTTTCACTGCTGGCCCTGACGGGATGCACTATTACTCGACAAGCCCAGGTCAGCGAAGCCAGTCCGATAAGCGGCATTGTGCGTCTGACGTATAATCAACCGCTATTTTTTACTTCACGCACTGATGACTATGTTTCTCATGGCACAGCAACACGCGAATGCCAGCAGATGGGCTATGCTGATGCCGTCTCATTTGGTCAGCCGGTAGGAACCTGTAGCATGTATGCGGGCTCTTTGTGTCTGAACACAAGATATACCCTCTCATGGCAATGCCGGGGGGTAGCGGTCCCGCAAATAATGTCGCTTTATTAGTCGCGTTGCACGATCAGCATTAATACCACATCAGGGAGGAGATAACCCTGGCGCTATTGCCAGCATGAGGGGGCTGGCTCTCCTTTATCTTATCTACAATGGCGCTAATGCGTTTTATTCCCATTCGTATTTTTAATAATTAAATTTAATATTTTACCTTTTGCAAATAATAAAATAACAAATTATAGTGGCGCCACATCACCCTATCTTTTGCTATTTGTGGAGCAGAACCATGCTAAAAACAGAAATAATCGACAA
The Salmonella bongori NCTC 12419 DNA segment above includes these coding regions:
- a CDS encoding YecR-like lipofamily protein, which translates into the protein MKPLIFTLSLLALTGCTITRQAQVSEASPISGIVRLTYNQPLFFTSRTDDYVSHGTATRECQQMGYADAVSFGQPVGTCSMYAGSLCLNTRYTLSWQCRGVAVPQIMSLY
- a CDS encoding DUF2766 family protein, with protein sequence MPHTLNADQELVSDVVACQLVIKQILDVIDVIAPVEVREKMSSQLKNIDFSNHPAAADPVTMRAIQKAIALIELKFTPQGESH